The following proteins come from a genomic window of Rhodoligotrophos sp. CJ14:
- a CDS encoding peroxiredoxin-like family protein, whose protein sequence is MTATLMPPANRHHPTEPQRDVRPMKNQTDKTLAQIRSELLTTFNAADWESYNHLVGWLRETGVASYALKVGDIAPDFLLPDADGRLHSSEELRHDGPLVLSFFRGGWCPFCTAELCALQAAKDEFESVGATLAVVTPETRDFPRQLKQSLGLDLKVLSDVDYGVAVSYGVLFRVPDETKAHYSALGFDFGARHGSPVWMLPIPATYVIDTEGRIRSAFVEPDFTIREEPAQILESLRQVASKS, encoded by the coding sequence ATGACCGCAACACTCATGCCGCCGGCCAACCGGCATCATCCAACCGAGCCGCAGCGTGACGTCCGACCGATGAAAAACCAGACCGACAAGACACTGGCCCAAATTCGCTCGGAGCTGTTGACGACGTTCAACGCCGCGGACTGGGAGTCATACAACCACCTCGTAGGTTGGCTTCGCGAAACAGGCGTAGCATCGTATGCATTGAAGGTCGGAGACATCGCCCCGGATTTCCTCCTTCCGGACGCTGATGGCCGTCTCCACTCCTCCGAAGAATTGCGCCATGACGGGCCCCTCGTCCTGAGTTTCTTCAGAGGCGGCTGGTGTCCATTCTGTACCGCCGAGTTGTGCGCGCTGCAGGCCGCGAAAGATGAGTTCGAGAGCGTCGGGGCAACCCTCGCCGTGGTAACGCCCGAGACAAGGGACTTCCCGCGCCAGCTCAAGCAGAGCCTGGGCCTGGACCTGAAGGTGCTCTCCGACGTGGATTACGGCGTTGCCGTATCCTATGGCGTATTGTTTCGAGTGCCCGACGAGACGAAGGCGCACTATTCCGCACTCGGTTTCGACTTTGGTGCGCGGCACGGCTCGCCGGTCTGGATGCTGCCCATTCCCGCAACTTACGTCATCGATACGGAGGGTCGGATCCGTAGCGCGTTCGTCGAACCGGATTTCACGATACGGGAGGAGCCGGCGCAAATCTTGGAATCGCTGCGCCAAGTCGCTTCCAAGTCCTAG
- a CDS encoding ferredoxin reductase: MTDVFAATARWQSCTIVEIAARTPTIKSFFFRLTEPFDYRAGQHVDIRLTAPDGYTAIRSYSIASAPSGSDVIELAIERLVNGEVSPFFHDIAEVGDTIDLRGPLGGHFLWPEPTEKPVLLIGGGSGLVPLMAMIRYRKASAEPVPVALLLSSRTWADVLFRDELLGLETSLPDFALALTLTREPAVRGSDFSRRIDAAMVADVAARLPVSPGGVFVCGSNAFVNIAADAALALGLDSRLIKTERYGA; this comes from the coding sequence ATGACTGATGTGTTTGCCGCGACGGCGCGCTGGCAGAGCTGCACGATTGTCGAGATCGCGGCGAGAACGCCGACCATCAAAAGCTTCTTTTTCCGCCTGACGGAACCGTTCGATTACAGAGCCGGCCAACACGTCGATATCCGCCTTACTGCGCCTGACGGCTACACGGCCATACGCAGCTACTCGATTGCATCGGCCCCGAGCGGTTCGGACGTGATCGAGCTTGCGATCGAGCGCCTCGTGAACGGTGAGGTCTCGCCGTTTTTCCACGACATCGCCGAGGTCGGAGACACGATCGACCTTCGCGGGCCGCTTGGCGGACACTTCCTCTGGCCTGAGCCGACCGAGAAGCCTGTGCTCTTGATCGGCGGGGGTTCCGGCCTCGTGCCGCTCATGGCTATGATCCGGTACAGGAAAGCCAGCGCCGAACCCGTACCCGTTGCGCTGTTGCTCTCCTCCAGGACGTGGGCCGACGTGCTGTTCAGGGACGAGCTTCTCGGGCTTGAGACGTCGTTGCCCGACTTCGCACTCGCCCTGACGCTGACGCGCGAGCCGGCGGTGCGCGGCAGCGACTTCAGCAGGCGGATCGACGCGGCGATGGTCGCCGACGTCGCGGCGCGGCTGCCTGTCTCTCCCGGCGGCGTCTTTGTGTGTGGATCGAATGCCTTCGTCAACATAGCGGCGGATGCCGCACTCGCATTGGGACTGGATTCCAGGTTGATCAAGACCGAACGCTACGGCGCTTGA
- a CDS encoding ABC transporter permease encodes MRPGLIIRLVVLALLVAFVVTPQSFAWVFQPLTQHTQPAIYTQNSLLNLTLSHLTIVAIATVIATVIAIGLAVLVTRPFGAEFLPLSRSIANIGQTFPPVAVLALAVPVLGFGAAPTLVALFLYGLLPIFENALTGLTSLPPTITEAARGVGMTEGQRLFGIELPLATPVILAGIRLSVVISIATATIGSTVAASTLGEVIIAGLLSNNLAFIAQGGLVVGIMAVLIYDALSALEGRLMRRTGQSKRA; translated from the coding sequence ATGAGGCCCGGGCTGATCATAAGGCTGGTCGTCCTCGCGCTGCTCGTCGCCTTCGTGGTGACGCCACAGAGCTTTGCGTGGGTGTTCCAGCCGCTGACCCAGCACACCCAGCCGGCCATCTACACGCAGAACTCGCTGCTCAACCTCACACTCAGCCACCTCACCATCGTCGCCATCGCCACCGTAATTGCGACCGTTATCGCCATCGGGCTCGCCGTGCTGGTGACGCGACCCTTCGGCGCCGAATTCCTGCCGCTCAGCCGCTCGATCGCCAATATCGGCCAGACCTTTCCGCCGGTCGCGGTATTGGCATTGGCCGTGCCGGTCCTTGGCTTCGGCGCAGCGCCGACGCTGGTCGCGCTGTTTCTCTACGGCCTTTTACCGATTTTCGAGAACGCGCTGACCGGGCTCACCAGCCTGCCTCCTACCATCACCGAGGCGGCGCGCGGCGTGGGCATGACCGAAGGGCAGCGCCTATTCGGCATCGAGCTGCCGCTCGCCACGCCGGTGATCCTTGCCGGTATCCGCCTCTCGGTGGTGATCTCGATCGCCACCGCCACCATCGGCTCGACTGTCGCCGCGTCGACACTGGGCGAGGTGATCATCGCGGGTCTGCTCTCCAATAACCTTGCCTTCATCGCGCAGGGCGGGCTTGTGGTGGGAATTATGGCAGTGCTGATCTACGACGCGCTGTCGGCGCTCGAAGGTCGGCTGATGCGCCGCACGGGGCAGAGCAAACGGGCATGA
- a CDS encoding NADP-dependent oxidoreductase, with amino-acid sequence MKAIVVTDQAAGTAGMKLVDRPEPEAAINDVVVQVYASSFTSGELTWPSTWTDRLGRERIPVIPGQELAGVVTALGYGTRGLSVGQRVFGLTDSYRGGSLAEYIAIETRNLAPLPGDVDFTVAAGVAMPGLTAWQGLIEHGQLQSGQSVLVHGAAGAVGSMVTQLARELGAYVIGSGRAADRHKALEFGAQEFVDLENDVLEDIGSVDLVFDVIGGDIGMRSARLIRAGGKLVTIAGPTEARPADGLTIDFVVLPNRTQLSEIIERVRAGRLRTNIGKIATLDDAVAAFNPTQRISGKTIIRVRQ; translated from the coding sequence ATGAAAGCGATCGTGGTGACGGATCAGGCGGCGGGAACAGCCGGGATGAAGCTCGTGGACCGGCCCGAGCCGGAAGCAGCGATTAACGATGTCGTCGTTCAGGTCTATGCCTCCAGCTTCACCTCGGGTGAGCTGACCTGGCCCTCGACCTGGACTGATCGTCTCGGCCGCGAGCGCATTCCGGTTATTCCCGGGCAGGAGCTGGCCGGAGTGGTCACAGCGCTCGGCTATGGCACCCGAGGGCTGTCGGTCGGACAGCGCGTATTCGGTCTAACAGACTCATACCGCGGGGGCAGCCTCGCGGAATATATCGCCATCGAGACGCGCAACCTCGCGCCGCTGCCGGGCGACGTCGACTTCACGGTGGCCGCAGGCGTGGCGATGCCTGGGCTGACCGCCTGGCAGGGGCTGATCGAGCATGGTCAGCTTCAGTCCGGGCAGAGCGTGCTCGTGCACGGCGCGGCCGGCGCGGTCGGTTCGATGGTGACACAGCTCGCACGTGAGCTCGGCGCCTACGTCATCGGCTCCGGACGCGCTGCTGACCGTCATAAGGCGCTGGAGTTCGGCGCACAGGAGTTCGTCGACCTCGAGAACGATGTCCTTGAAGACATTGGCTCAGTTGATCTGGTTTTCGACGTCATCGGCGGCGATATCGGGATGCGCTCCGCACGCTTGATTAGAGCCGGAGGAAAGCTGGTGACCATCGCCGGGCCGACTGAGGCGCGGCCCGCTGACGGCTTGACGATCGATTTCGTTGTCCTGCCCAATCGCACCCAACTGAGTGAGATCATCGAGCGAGTTCGTGCAGGACGGCTGCGGACGAACATCGGCAAGATCGCGACCCTCGACGATGCCGTCGCTGCCTTCAATCCGACCCAGCGGATCAGCGGGAAGACGATCATCCGCGTTCGTCAATGA
- a CDS encoding DUF1993 family protein, translating into MTFGYGIDAVDRTPTLREGLTRRVGKGRVHDLRPLQGVIVTIRLRHGLQAYYRFTHGLSCEVAMSFSVYEITVPAMLHGLRVHDDYLDHAQRLERSRGLAPGEVLQAALAPDMLSFGKQSSISCNKVEAHMSKLMQRDLPAPVEPAMTYPALKGRLLETRGFLQAIEPNMLNSAQTHTYDIKPTIAHGWYGGDDYIRHLVIPDFFFHVAIAHAILRHLGAQVGKRDYLGNLSQQSGGYS; encoded by the coding sequence ATGACCTTCGGCTATGGAATCGATGCCGTCGACCGGACTCCAACGCTGCGAGAAGGCCTGACGCGGAGGGTTGGCAAGGGCCGAGTTCACGACCTGCGCCCATTGCAGGGCGTTATCGTAACGATACGCCTCAGGCATGGCCTTCAAGCGTATTATCGCTTCACCCACGGTCTGTCGTGCGAGGTCGCCATGTCCTTTTCAGTCTACGAGATCACCGTTCCGGCCATGCTGCATGGCCTCAGAGTTCACGACGACTACCTCGACCACGCCCAGAGGCTCGAGCGCTCAAGAGGCCTCGCGCCGGGCGAGGTGCTGCAAGCTGCGCTCGCACCGGACATGTTGTCCTTCGGCAAGCAGTCCAGCATATCTTGCAACAAGGTGGAGGCGCATATGTCCAAGCTCATGCAGCGCGATCTGCCGGCCCCGGTCGAGCCCGCGATGACGTATCCGGCACTGAAGGGTCGTCTGCTGGAGACGCGTGGTTTCCTACAGGCGATTGAGCCAAACATGCTCAACAGCGCCCAGACCCATACTTATGATATAAAGCCGACGATTGCGCATGGCTGGTATGGCGGCGACGATTACATCCGGCACCTCGTGATCCCAGACTTCTTCTTTCACGTCGCGATCGCGCACGCGATCCTTCGACACCTGGGCGCCCAGGTCGGCAAGCGTGACTACCTCGGCAACCTCAGCCAGCAGAGTGGCGGCTATTCGTGA
- a CDS encoding carboxymuconolactone decarboxylase family protein yields MPRATALKPDQVPAHSKPTLDAFTKSIGFTPNMMATFAQSPIAFNAWATLLGSLSKALDVKTRDSIGLAVSEVNGCNYCLTVHSFTAEHMAKLPANEIMLARKGHASDPKRDAAVQFARKVIETRGKVSDADVKAVRDAGYTDANVMEIVALVAMYSLTNFFNNVFDPEQDFPAVAPAGSV; encoded by the coding sequence ATGCCAAGAGCTACAGCTCTGAAACCCGACCAGGTGCCGGCGCATTCCAAACCGACTCTCGATGCGTTCACCAAGAGCATCGGGTTCACCCCGAATATGATGGCGACATTCGCGCAGAGCCCGATCGCGTTCAACGCCTGGGCCACCTTGCTCGGCTCTTTGAGCAAGGCGCTCGACGTGAAGACGCGTGACAGCATCGGCCTTGCTGTTTCCGAAGTGAATGGCTGCAACTACTGCCTGACGGTTCACAGTTTCACGGCCGAGCATATGGCCAAGCTGCCGGCCAATGAAATCATGCTTGCTCGGAAGGGGCATGCGAGCGATCCCAAGCGCGATGCCGCGGTCCAGTTCGCACGCAAGGTCATCGAGACCCGCGGCAAGGTCAGTGATGCCGATGTGAAGGCGGTCCGCGATGCCGGCTACACGGATGCGAACGTCATGGAGATCGTCGCGCTGGTGGCCATGTATTCTCTGACAAATTTTTTCAACAACGTGTTCGATCCCGAGCAGGATTTTCCCGCCGTTGCGCCGGCTGGCTCGGTCTGA
- the osmF gene encoding glycine betaine ABC transporter substrate-binding protein OsmF has translation MLPTRLLGIVAALAITVSVANAQVVVSSKIDTEGGLLGNVISQVLQANGVAVTEKIQLGGTPVVRQAIIAGEIDIYPEYTGNAAFFFEKADDPLWTDAAKAYGEAKKLDYEANKIVWLTRAPANNTWAIAVRKDVAEANNLTTFSELGAYIAGGGEFKLAASAEFVSSPAALPKFQEVYGFTLKPEQLVTLSGGDTAATIAAAARKTNGVNAAMVYGTDGGIAPSGLVVMADDKGVQPVYEPAPIIRESVLQANPQIEELLKPVFEKLDLATLQELNGRIQVGGEAAKDVAIDWLTQSGFLK, from the coding sequence ATGCTTCCCACCAGATTGCTCGGAATTGTCGCGGCGCTGGCGATCACGGTGTCTGTGGCCAACGCGCAGGTCGTCGTTTCGTCCAAAATCGACACAGAGGGTGGGCTACTCGGCAACGTCATCAGCCAAGTGCTGCAGGCCAACGGCGTTGCAGTGACTGAAAAAATCCAGCTCGGCGGCACTCCGGTGGTGCGCCAGGCGATCATTGCCGGCGAGATCGACATCTACCCAGAATATACCGGCAACGCCGCGTTTTTCTTCGAAAAGGCCGACGATCCGCTCTGGACCGACGCCGCCAAGGCCTATGGTGAGGCCAAGAAGCTTGATTACGAGGCCAACAAGATCGTCTGGCTGACCCGCGCACCGGCCAACAACACCTGGGCCATCGCCGTTCGCAAAGATGTCGCCGAAGCCAACAATCTCACAACCTTCTCCGAGCTCGGCGCCTATATCGCCGGCGGCGGCGAGTTCAAGCTGGCCGCCTCGGCAGAATTCGTCTCCTCCCCGGCCGCGCTGCCGAAATTCCAGGAAGTCTACGGCTTCACCCTTAAGCCGGAGCAGCTGGTGACGCTGTCGGGCGGCGACACCGCCGCGACCATCGCCGCAGCCGCCCGGAAGACTAACGGCGTCAACGCCGCCATGGTCTACGGCACTGATGGCGGCATCGCTCCTTCGGGACTCGTGGTGATGGCCGACGACAAAGGCGTGCAGCCGGTCTACGAGCCCGCCCCGATCATCCGTGAATCCGTGCTGCAGGCGAACCCGCAGATCGAGGAGCTGCTGAAACCTGTGTTCGAGAAGCTCGACCTCGCCACGCTCCAGGAGCTCAACGGCCGCATCCAGGTCGGTGGTGAAGCCGCCAAGGATGTCGCGATCGACTGGCTGACCCAGAGCGGCTTCCTGAAGTAA
- a CDS encoding LysR family transcriptional regulator, with protein MELHQVRYFLAVASTLNFTRAAEQCNVTQPALTKGVQKLEQELGGQLIYRERQLTQLTDLGKEVLPMLERTLASAEAVRRRAQEFKRKEVAPLRIGLAPSISASLVLDPIVEIAKFVPGLHVELREGVAEKLVDLLLEGEINAAMVGDVQDMPARIDGWTLFEERYVAVLAPTHQLANRPSIGIDDLRDTILLDRAGCDVAPKIKQTYFPKEPPHLGHCSAHEIHLQHMAAAGFGVMLAPEHMPRLPALKTIPLEGDQVSREVRLLAVQGRRYSPALDAFVKVARLRDWSTDLPHRGVPHAKLAQGAGRAG; from the coding sequence ATGGAACTTCATCAAGTTCGCTATTTTCTCGCCGTCGCGTCCACGCTCAATTTCACGCGCGCGGCCGAGCAGTGCAATGTCACCCAGCCCGCCTTGACCAAGGGGGTACAGAAGCTTGAGCAGGAGCTCGGCGGCCAGTTGATTTACCGCGAGCGCCAGCTCACACAGCTTACCGACCTTGGAAAGGAAGTCCTTCCGATGTTGGAACGCACATTGGCTTCGGCGGAGGCAGTGCGTCGCCGAGCCCAAGAGTTCAAACGCAAGGAGGTCGCCCCATTGAGGATCGGCCTCGCCCCCTCCATCTCGGCGTCGCTTGTCCTCGATCCGATAGTGGAGATCGCGAAGTTCGTGCCCGGGCTCCATGTCGAGCTGCGCGAAGGTGTAGCGGAGAAGCTCGTCGATCTCTTGCTGGAGGGAGAGATTAACGCCGCCATGGTCGGGGATGTGCAGGACATGCCCGCTCGCATCGACGGCTGGACGCTGTTCGAAGAGCGTTATGTCGCGGTTCTCGCGCCAACGCACCAGCTCGCAAATCGTCCCTCGATCGGCATCGACGACCTCCGAGACACCATCTTGCTGGATCGCGCCGGATGCGACGTTGCTCCAAAGATCAAACAGACCTATTTCCCAAAGGAGCCGCCCCATTTGGGGCACTGCAGCGCTCATGAAATTCACCTGCAGCATATGGCGGCGGCTGGCTTTGGCGTGATGCTCGCACCCGAGCACATGCCGCGCCTACCAGCGCTCAAGACCATCCCGCTTGAAGGAGATCAGGTCTCGCGGGAAGTCCGATTGCTGGCCGTGCAGGGCCGCCGCTACTCGCCGGCGCTGGACGCTTTCGTCAAGGTCGCGCGACTTCGCGACTGGTCAACTGATCTTCCCCACCGCGGCGTGCCACACGCGAAGCTAGCGCAAGGCGCGGGGCGCGCCGGATGA
- a CDS encoding sulfite oxidase-like oxidoreductase has protein sequence MVTRGFTGRPSGSDLSDRIPPGQHLVDNFPVLTAGPTPRIEPTDWTFTLKIGPRPVKIWSWSEFNALPRSKMTRDIHCVTSWSKLNTAWEGVTIDDILADAGLSAPTPFVLAHCYDGYSTNVPLADLVTGKAMVALNYEGQPLPRDHGGPARLVVPHLYFWKSAKWVNGLQFTNRDEPGFWELRGYHVYGDPWREQRYTND, from the coding sequence ATGGTCACTCGTGGTTTCACAGGCCGCCCATCCGGCTCGGACCTATCGGACCGAATTCCCCCGGGACAGCATCTCGTCGACAATTTCCCGGTGCTTACCGCCGGCCCCACGCCAAGGATCGAACCCACGGACTGGACTTTCACGCTCAAGATCGGCCCTCGTCCGGTCAAAATCTGGAGCTGGTCGGAGTTCAACGCCCTTCCTCGAAGCAAGATGACACGAGACATTCACTGCGTAACCTCGTGGTCAAAGCTCAATACTGCCTGGGAGGGCGTGACCATTGACGACATTCTCGCGGATGCCGGCCTTAGCGCGCCCACTCCGTTCGTGCTCGCGCATTGCTACGACGGATACTCCACAAACGTGCCGCTTGCGGATCTTGTGACGGGAAAGGCGATGGTCGCTCTCAACTACGAAGGTCAGCCGCTGCCGCGTGATCACGGAGGGCCGGCGCGCCTGGTGGTGCCGCATCTCTATTTCTGGAAATCGGCAAAGTGGGTGAACGGGCTTCAGTTCACCAATCGTGATGAACCCGGTTTCTGGGAGCTGCGCGGATACCACGTGTATGGCGACCCGTGGCGTGAGCAGCGCTATACGAATGACTGA
- a CDS encoding ABC transporter permease produces the protein MSATALRRVRVDKLGVLIAAIAGIATFLPFSAFRANRIVIGENKGLFAALPDWEAALLSLAIAACILVGLFKTPVLWRLAASLALLAVLFIAIGHAGTFLTPEGDRIARVSPGSGFWLLIFAFALLAADAIVRLELSPLMRIGVLAAVAIFFAGLLASGTLNDLSILREYANRGATFWREAQTHLALALGSLAVATVVGVPLGILLHGRPAWRDPVLNVLNVVQTIPSIALFGLLIAPLAWVAANVPLAAAIGISGIGAAPALVALFAYSLLPVVANTVVGLENVPSAADDAAKGMGMTDWQRLIGVQLPLSFPVILTGIRIVLVQNIGIATIAALIGGGGFGVFVFQGIGQTAMDLVLLGALPTVALAFAAAIVLDAIVEMVSTREERRD, from the coding sequence ATGTCCGCGACCGCTCTCCGCCGCGTCCGAGTCGACAAGCTCGGCGTGCTCATCGCCGCCATCGCCGGTATCGCCACTTTCCTTCCGTTCTCCGCCTTCCGCGCCAATCGCATCGTGATCGGCGAGAACAAAGGGCTGTTCGCCGCGCTCCCTGACTGGGAGGCCGCGCTCCTCAGCCTCGCCATCGCCGCCTGCATCCTCGTCGGGCTTTTCAAGACCCCGGTGCTGTGGCGCCTCGCAGCCAGCCTCGCGCTCCTCGCGGTGCTGTTCATCGCCATCGGGCACGCCGGCACCTTCCTCACCCCGGAAGGCGACCGCATCGCCCGCGTCTCGCCGGGCTCCGGCTTTTGGCTTTTGATCTTCGCCTTCGCGCTGCTCGCCGCCGACGCCATCGTGCGGCTGGAGCTTTCCCCTCTCATGCGTATAGGCGTCCTCGCGGCGGTCGCGATCTTCTTTGCCGGGCTCCTCGCCTCCGGCACGCTCAACGATCTCTCGATCCTGCGCGAATATGCCAATCGCGGGGCTACCTTCTGGCGTGAGGCCCAGACCCACCTCGCCCTCGCGCTCGGCTCGCTCGCCGTGGCGACAGTGGTCGGTGTGCCGCTTGGCATCCTGCTGCACGGCAGACCGGCTTGGCGTGACCCGGTGCTTAACGTGCTCAATGTCGTCCAGACTATCCCCTCAATCGCATTGTTTGGCCTTCTGATCGCGCCGCTCGCATGGGTCGCCGCAAATGTGCCGCTTGCCGCTGCGATCGGCATTTCCGGCATCGGTGCCGCGCCGGCCCTGGTGGCGCTCTTCGCCTATTCGTTGCTGCCGGTCGTCGCCAACACGGTAGTCGGTCTCGAGAACGTGCCATCCGCCGCTGACGATGCTGCCAAGGGCATGGGCATGACCGATTGGCAGCGGCTGATCGGCGTGCAGCTGCCGCTATCCTTTCCTGTGATCCTCACCGGCATCCGCATCGTTCTCGTTCAGAATATCGGCATTGCCACCATTGCCGCACTGATCGGAGGCGGCGGTTTTGGGGTCTTCGTGTTCCAGGGCATCGGCCAGACCGCGATGGACTTGGTACTGCTTGGCGCCTTGCCCACCGTGGCGCTAGCTTTCGCCGCCGCCATCGTGCTCGACGCTATCGTTGAGATGGTCTCAACCAGGGAAGAACGTCGTGATTGA
- a CDS encoding ABC transporter ATP-binding protein, with product MIEIQGLTKNYNGLLIVDQVSFTVNGGEIAAVVGTSGSGKTTLLRMINRLIEPTSGTVRINGKDTRAVPAHILRRSIGYAIQGHGLFPHRTVAENIATVPKLIGWDKARIDARVDELLELFQLPPAQFRDRLPNALSGGEQQRVGVARALAAEPSVLLMDEPFGALDPIIRGKAQSDLLAIQKRFGTTIVIVTHDMEEAIHLGSRIAVMDKGRLLQYAPPAEIIAKPATPFVAELIGGDRPFRLLSLLKVGELVEAGPADGEPIGVDASLRDAYAQLLWTRRDMLPVADETGTVIGRIRRDDIALRAEQPR from the coding sequence GTGATTGAGATTCAGGGGCTGACCAAGAATTATAACGGGCTGCTCATCGTCGATCAGGTATCCTTCACGGTCAATGGCGGCGAGATCGCGGCTGTGGTCGGCACCTCCGGGTCGGGAAAGACGACGCTGCTGCGCATGATCAACCGGCTGATCGAACCGACCTCCGGCACCGTGCGAATCAACGGCAAGGACACTCGCGCGGTGCCGGCTCATATTCTGAGGCGCAGCATCGGCTATGCTATCCAGGGGCATGGACTTTTCCCTCACCGCACGGTCGCGGAGAATATCGCCACCGTGCCCAAGCTCATAGGCTGGGACAAGGCCAGGATCGATGCTCGCGTCGACGAGCTGCTGGAGCTGTTCCAGCTGCCGCCGGCGCAGTTCCGCGACCGCTTGCCGAACGCCCTCTCCGGCGGCGAGCAGCAGCGCGTCGGCGTTGCCCGTGCCCTCGCCGCCGAGCCCAGCGTGCTGCTGATGGACGAGCCCTTCGGAGCGCTCGATCCGATCATCCGCGGTAAGGCGCAGTCGGACCTGCTCGCAATCCAGAAGCGGTTCGGCACCACCATCGTGATCGTCACGCACGATATGGAGGAGGCGATCCACCTCGGCTCGCGCATCGCCGTGATGGACAAGGGCAGGCTCCTGCAATACGCGCCGCCTGCGGAAATCATCGCCAAGCCGGCAACGCCCTTCGTGGCAGAGCTGATCGGCGGCGACCGTCCGTTCCGGCTGCTCTCCTTGCTAAAGGTCGGGGAGCTGGTTGAAGCCGGCCCGGCTGACGGCGAGCCGATTGGCGTTGATGCGAGCCTGCGCGACGCCTATGCCCAGCTCTTATGGACCCGCCGCGACATGCTGCCCGTAGCCGACGAGACCGGCACCGTGATCGGCCGTATCCGGCGCGACGACATCGCCCTGCGGGCCGAACAACCGCGATGA
- a CDS encoding FMN-dependent NADH-azoreductase, giving the protein MNILHIDCSPRPESHSRQLSAAIVAMLLEHMPGASVRRRDLGSDPLPHAAPDYATTLSSPATLAAPLEGALDLSEMLIREVESADGIVIGTPMHNLTVPSVFKAWIDQILRADRTFMSTPAGKVGMLRDRPVFIGVASGGTFSGDRANQPDFLTPYLSVVLGSIGLKTLQFFPLQATAFLAEDQATFARAKALAAIDLTVLAKAPCPAT; this is encoded by the coding sequence ATGAACATTCTCCATATTGATTGCAGCCCGCGCCCAGAATCGCACAGCCGCCAGCTCTCAGCCGCGATCGTCGCGATGCTTCTTGAGCACATGCCTGGCGCGAGCGTAAGACGGCGAGACCTTGGTTCCGATCCTCTGCCGCATGCCGCGCCTGATTATGCGACCACGCTGTCGTCGCCGGCCACGTTGGCGGCGCCACTGGAGGGTGCGCTCGATCTTTCGGAGATGCTTATCCGGGAAGTCGAGTCAGCCGATGGGATTGTCATCGGCACGCCCATGCACAACCTCACGGTTCCGTCGGTATTCAAGGCGTGGATCGACCAAATCCTACGCGCCGATCGCACCTTCATGTCCACGCCGGCTGGGAAGGTGGGCATGCTGCGCGACCGTCCGGTGTTTATCGGCGTGGCTTCCGGTGGCACCTTTAGCGGCGATCGAGCTAACCAGCCGGATTTCCTCACGCCGTATCTATCGGTGGTGCTGGGCTCCATTGGCCTGAAAACTCTGCAATTCTTCCCGTTGCAGGCCACGGCATTTCTCGCTGAGGACCAGGCCACATTCGCGAGGGCGAAAGCGCTCGCGGCAATCGACCTGACGGTCCTGGCGAAGGCCCCATGTCCGGCGACATAA